Proteins encoded in a region of the Pelagicoccus sp. SDUM812003 genome:
- the acpP gene encoding acyl carrier protein produces MADEKTIEQRVSEIIVNQLNVNEEQITPGASFLDDLGADSLDTVELIMAFEEEFKDEINGEIPESDAEKLQTVGDVISYIKEKAGA; encoded by the coding sequence ATGGCTGACGAAAAAACAATCGAACAACGAGTCTCTGAGATCATCGTAAACCAGCTCAACGTGAACGAAGAGCAGATCACTCCAGGCGCCTCCTTCCTGGACGACCTCGGCGCGGATTCCCTCGACACGGTCGAGCTGATCATGGCTTTCGAAGAAGAGTTCAAGGACGAGATCAACGGCGAGATCCCGGAATCTGACGCGGAAAAGCTGCAGACCGTTGGTGACGTCATCAGCTACATCAAGGAAAAGGCAGGCGCCTAA
- a CDS encoding cbb3-type cytochrome c oxidase subunit I — MNLICNLFSSLFPTLEGSAADRDREQAIDSSIRFAVLGLVKGSVFWLLISSVLGLVVSIKLHSPDYLGDSEFLTYGKVYPAFWNALVFGWLFNAGLACCAWILARLSGRPSGNSGLLAISSGAWNVAVVIGLIGIFRGELSPYRMLEFPSYAAPFLFAAFGGIGLWIVLTFKARAYRSAFASQWYALAGVFSFVWIYTVAQVMIFCLPAQGVFQAVVASWFKGNLFGLVIAPFAFATIYYLIPKALGQHIVGYRQAGIAFWSWIIFSSCSGLAALVSGPFPAWVASVGVVASFGLFLPITIFSMQFLSSLLASFSKIWDTISIRYIFYGVVALIASTLLIIVGSLRSVQDTVQFSQFDDGVRFLFLAGFAGMSFMGALYYILPRLLNKELASAGLADLQFWVQGLSIFVIALCAITGGIAHGSLLNGSTADAVAILQSTQSYLVLATIGYAMFLCGSMAYVVSFTWMLLAPRSEKEKSADLIKSAPELEYTPL; from the coding sequence ATGAATTTGATCTGCAACCTCTTCTCATCGCTCTTTCCGACTTTGGAAGGCTCGGCCGCCGATCGCGACCGTGAGCAGGCGATCGATTCGTCGATACGGTTCGCGGTTCTTGGGTTGGTCAAAGGCTCGGTCTTCTGGCTGCTTATCAGTTCGGTGCTTGGTTTGGTCGTCTCCATCAAGCTGCACAGCCCGGACTACCTCGGCGACTCGGAGTTCCTCACCTACGGAAAGGTCTATCCAGCTTTTTGGAACGCCCTGGTTTTCGGTTGGCTCTTCAATGCGGGACTCGCCTGCTGCGCCTGGATTTTGGCCCGCCTTTCCGGCCGTCCCTCGGGCAATAGCGGATTGCTGGCGATTTCCAGCGGAGCTTGGAACGTCGCGGTGGTGATCGGTTTGATCGGCATTTTCCGCGGTGAACTGAGTCCCTACCGCATGTTGGAGTTCCCGTCCTATGCGGCGCCGTTTCTCTTCGCTGCCTTTGGAGGTATCGGCTTGTGGATCGTTCTCACCTTCAAAGCCCGCGCCTACCGGTCGGCCTTCGCTTCCCAGTGGTACGCGTTAGCGGGCGTGTTTTCCTTCGTCTGGATCTACACCGTGGCGCAAGTCATGATTTTCTGCCTGCCCGCGCAAGGGGTTTTCCAAGCGGTCGTGGCTAGCTGGTTCAAGGGGAATCTCTTCGGATTGGTGATCGCTCCGTTCGCCTTCGCGACGATCTACTACTTGATCCCCAAAGCTCTTGGGCAGCACATCGTCGGCTACCGTCAGGCGGGCATCGCTTTCTGGAGCTGGATCATCTTTTCCAGCTGCAGCGGCCTGGCTGCCTTGGTGAGTGGTCCGTTCCCGGCTTGGGTGGCGTCAGTCGGCGTGGTGGCAAGCTTTGGCCTGTTCCTGCCGATCACGATCTTCTCCATGCAGTTTCTTTCCAGCTTGCTGGCGAGCTTTTCCAAGATTTGGGATACCATATCCATCCGATACATCTTTTACGGGGTGGTGGCCCTCATCGCTTCCACGCTGTTGATCATCGTCGGTTCGCTGCGCAGCGTGCAGGACACGGTGCAATTCAGCCAGTTCGATGACGGAGTGCGCTTCCTGTTTCTAGCTGGATTCGCGGGCATGAGCTTCATGGGAGCGCTCTACTACATACTGCCGCGATTGCTGAACAAGGAGCTGGCGAGCGCCGGATTGGCCGACCTTCAGTTCTGGGTGCAGGGCCTGTCGATTTTCGTCATTGCGCTCTGCGCCATCACTGGCGGCATCGCTCATGGATCCTTGCTTAACGGCAGCACAGCCGATGCCGTAGCGATACTGCAGAGCACTCAGTCCTACCTTGTTCTCGCCACCATTGGCTACGCAATGTTCCTGTGCGGCAGCATGGCATATGTCGTATCCTTCACGTGGATGCTCCTAGCTCCACGCAGCGAAAAGGAAAAGTCCGCTGACCTGATCAAGTCGGCTCCAGAACTGGAGTACACTCCACTATGA
- the nrfD gene encoding NrfD/PsrC family molybdoenzyme membrane anchor subunit — MASASSHSHEARPAILEEVNPVDIPRQPCVANDRSFNWITEKVCGIIEEKTPTWWWVCFIIACCIASFTVVGLVYLTATGVGVWGLANPVNWGWAIVNFVFWIGIGHAGTLISAILCLLRQKWRTSINRAAEAMTIFAVVCAGLFPVFHVGRVWFALYPGYLFPFPNANAIWPNFRSALLWDVFAVSTYGTVSVLFWYIGLIPDFATVRDRAKSKIRKIAYGIVAMGWRGSNRHWSNYEMLYLLLAGLSTPLVLSVHTIVSFDFAISLVPGWHTTIFPPYFVAGAIFSGFGMVLTLMLPLRAVYGLQDLITQYHIDCMTKIVLATGTMVGYAYGMEFFIAAYGANDFEIFAFVNRAFGNYAWAYWIMISCNVISPQFFWFKKIRENTTLVWVISIFVNVGMWFERFVITVTSLSRDFLPSSWGYYSPTVVDIFTYLGTFGLFSVLFLLFLRFVPLMAMAEIKAVTPQADPHHH; from the coding sequence ATGGCTAGCGCTAGCTCCCATTCTCACGAAGCGAGACCCGCCATCCTCGAGGAGGTGAATCCGGTCGACATCCCGCGCCAACCGTGCGTGGCGAACGACCGCAGCTTCAACTGGATCACCGAAAAGGTCTGCGGTATCATCGAAGAAAAGACGCCGACTTGGTGGTGGGTGTGCTTTATCATCGCGTGCTGCATCGCCAGTTTCACGGTTGTCGGTCTCGTGTACCTGACCGCCACCGGCGTCGGCGTCTGGGGCTTGGCCAATCCGGTGAACTGGGGGTGGGCCATCGTGAACTTCGTTTTCTGGATCGGCATTGGTCACGCGGGAACGCTGATCTCGGCGATCCTCTGCTTGCTCAGACAGAAGTGGCGCACCTCGATCAATCGCGCCGCGGAGGCCATGACCATCTTCGCGGTGGTTTGCGCGGGCCTGTTTCCCGTCTTCCACGTGGGCCGCGTCTGGTTCGCTCTTTATCCGGGCTACCTGTTCCCATTCCCGAACGCCAACGCCATCTGGCCGAACTTCCGTTCGGCCCTGCTGTGGGACGTGTTCGCGGTCTCGACCTACGGTACCGTATCGGTGCTGTTCTGGTACATCGGTCTGATTCCCGACTTCGCCACCGTGCGCGACCGGGCGAAGAGCAAGATCCGCAAGATCGCCTATGGCATCGTGGCCATGGGCTGGCGCGGCTCGAATCGCCACTGGAGCAACTACGAAATGCTCTACCTGCTCTTGGCAGGTCTCTCCACGCCGCTGGTACTCTCGGTGCATACCATCGTATCCTTCGACTTCGCCATCTCTCTGGTCCCGGGCTGGCACACCACCATCTTCCCGCCTTACTTCGTGGCAGGGGCGATCTTCTCCGGTTTCGGCATGGTTTTGACGCTGATGCTGCCGCTGCGCGCCGTTTATGGCCTGCAGGATCTCATCACGCAGTACCACATCGATTGCATGACCAAGATCGTTTTGGCCACCGGCACCATGGTCGGCTACGCCTACGGGATGGAGTTCTTCATCGCGGCGTACGGGGCCAACGACTTCGAAATCTTCGCCTTCGTGAACCGCGCCTTCGGCAACTACGCCTGGGCTTATTGGATCATGATCTCCTGCAACGTCATCTCGCCGCAGTTCTTCTGGTTCAAGAAGATCCGCGAGAACACCACGCTGGTTTGGGTGATTTCCATCTTCGTGAACGTGGGCATGTGGTTTGAGCGCTTCGTCATCACCGTGACCTCGCTCTCTCGCGACTTCCTGCCATCCAGCTGGGGCTACTACAGCCCGACGGTGGTGGACATCTTCACCTATCTCGGAACCTTCGGTCTGTTCTCGGTGCTGTTCCTCCTGTTCCTACGTTTCGTGCCATTGATGGCCATGGCGGAAATCAAGGCGGTCACTCCTCAAGCTGACCCTCACCACCACTAA
- the fabG gene encoding 3-oxoacyl-[acyl-carrier-protein] reductase yields MKLTFDNKVALVTGAGRGIGRAIAESLAAEGVTVICVSRSESSCGAAAEAINAAGGKAVAKAVDVADGPAVASLCEELIKEYGNIDILVNNAGITKDNLLFRMSEEDWSDVIETNLNSVFHWVKGLARPMTRKRFGRIINITSVSGIMGNAGQTNYSAAKAGMIGFTKSLARELASRSVTVNAVAPGFIQTDMTAKLADAALDMILPQIPLKRMGEASDIANMVTYLASEEANYITGQVFTVDGGMAM; encoded by the coding sequence ATGAAACTCACTTTTGACAACAAAGTCGCCCTCGTCACGGGAGCAGGCCGCGGCATCGGCCGCGCCATCGCCGAATCGCTCGCCGCGGAAGGCGTCACCGTGATCTGCGTCTCGCGTTCCGAAAGCTCCTGTGGAGCGGCGGCCGAGGCCATCAACGCCGCGGGCGGCAAAGCCGTGGCCAAGGCGGTGGACGTGGCGGACGGTCCCGCGGTCGCCTCGCTTTGCGAGGAGCTGATCAAGGAGTACGGCAACATCGACATCCTGGTGAACAACGCTGGCATCACCAAGGACAACCTGCTTTTCCGCATGAGCGAAGAGGACTGGTCGGACGTGATCGAGACCAACTTGAATAGCGTTTTCCACTGGGTGAAAGGGCTGGCCCGTCCGATGACCCGCAAGCGTTTCGGCCGCATCATCAACATCACCTCGGTTTCCGGCATCATGGGCAACGCTGGGCAGACCAACTACTCCGCGGCCAAGGCCGGCATGATCGGTTTCACCAAGAGTTTGGCTCGCGAGCTCGCCTCGCGCAGCGTGACGGTCAACGCGGTGGCTCCCGGCTTCATCCAAACCGACATGACCGCCAAGCTCGCCGATGCAGCTTTGGACATGATTCTGCCGCAAATTCCCCTCAAACGCATGGGGGAAGCGAGCGATATCGCCAACATGGTCACGTACTTAGCTTCCGAGGAAGCGAATTATATCACGGGGCAGGTTTTTACCGTTGACGGCGGCATGGCGATGTGA
- the folD gene encoding bifunctional methylenetetrahydrofolate dehydrogenase/methenyltetrahydrofolate cyclohydrolase FolD: MKLIDGKQIAKDIVTELTEEVAKIEGPKPCIAFIRVGEDPASVSYVRSKNRTAEKIGIKPLLFELPESITQAELIKKVDELNADPEVHGILIQSPLPSQLDEQEAFNRIHPNKDVDGFHVQNAGRVVQEDPNGFASCTPAGIIEICQREGISLEGKHVVVIGRSLIVGKTFALLAMQKGPHANATVTVCHSRTRNLPEVVKSGDVVVAAIGRPNFVTADMVKEGAVVIDVGINRVEDPSKKNGYRLVGDVDFAAVEPLASRITPVPGGVGPMTVAMLMKNTFKAYKLQSSS, from the coding sequence ATGAAACTGATCGACGGAAAACAGATCGCCAAGGATATCGTCACCGAACTGACCGAAGAGGTCGCCAAGATCGAAGGGCCAAAGCCCTGCATCGCCTTCATTCGCGTAGGAGAGGATCCCGCCTCGGTCTCCTACGTGCGCTCCAAGAACCGCACCGCCGAGAAGATTGGCATAAAGCCGCTGCTTTTCGAACTGCCCGAAAGCATCACGCAAGCGGAGCTGATCAAAAAGGTGGACGAGCTCAACGCCGATCCCGAGGTCCACGGCATTCTCATCCAGTCTCCCCTGCCTTCCCAGCTCGACGAGCAGGAAGCTTTCAACCGCATCCACCCCAACAAGGACGTGGACGGATTCCACGTGCAAAACGCCGGCCGAGTGGTCCAGGAGGACCCCAACGGCTTCGCCTCCTGCACCCCTGCTGGCATCATCGAAATCTGCCAACGCGAAGGCATTTCGCTCGAAGGCAAGCACGTGGTGGTCATCGGACGCAGTCTCATCGTTGGAAAAACCTTCGCCTTGCTGGCCATGCAAAAAGGCCCCCATGCCAACGCGACTGTCACCGTTTGCCACTCCCGCACCCGGAACCTTCCCGAGGTGGTCAAATCGGGCGACGTGGTGGTCGCCGCCATCGGCCGACCGAACTTCGTCACCGCCGACATGGTCAAGGAAGGAGCCGTGGTGATCGACGTGGGCATCAATCGCGTGGAGGATCCGAGCAAGAAAAACGGCTATCGGCTGGTCGGCGACGTCGACTTCGCCGCGGTGGAGCCCCTGGCGTCTCGCATCACGCCGGTGCCCGGGGGAGTCGGTCCCATGACTGTGGCAATGCTGATGAAAAACACTTTCAAAGCCTATAAACTTCAGTCAAGTTCCTAG
- a CDS encoding cytochrome c, producing MEDNRNQQELPELDASRANDESVIRVHAQIRRTPIAGSPIAFFTTIALIIVFVFGWFYFRRYFAGGDSHAYVADREQIAAMEAYLNRPKEPAGPVVVDGGALYAQQCSACHQANGQGLAGAFPPLAGSEWVTTGDGELPIKILLSGLGGEITVKGQTYNGAMPAFGAVFDDAEIAAVVNYIRGSWDNEASEVTAEQVAAVRADTGSRGTWTAAELQSHFE from the coding sequence ATGGAAGACAATCGCAACCAACAGGAACTGCCTGAGCTCGACGCCAGCCGTGCCAATGACGAGAGCGTCATTCGGGTGCACGCCCAGATCCGTCGCACTCCCATTGCCGGCTCGCCCATAGCGTTCTTCACGACCATCGCCCTGATCATCGTTTTCGTCTTTGGCTGGTTCTACTTCCGTCGTTATTTCGCGGGAGGGGATAGTCACGCCTACGTGGCGGACCGCGAACAGATCGCGGCCATGGAAGCGTACCTGAACCGACCGAAGGAACCTGCCGGACCGGTAGTCGTCGACGGGGGAGCTCTGTACGCTCAGCAGTGCTCGGCCTGCCACCAGGCGAACGGGCAGGGGCTCGCGGGCGCGTTTCCTCCTTTGGCCGGATCCGAGTGGGTGACCACGGGTGACGGCGAGCTGCCGATCAAGATCCTGCTCTCCGGTCTCGGCGGAGAGATCACCGTAAAGGGGCAGACCTACAACGGCGCCATGCCCGCTTTTGGAGCGGTCTTCGACGATGCTGAAATCGCGGCGGTGGTGAACTACATCCGCGGCTCCTGGGATAATGAGGCCAGTGAAGTGACGGCGGAGCAGGTGGCTGCGGTGCGAGCGGATACCGGATCGCGCGGGACTTGGACCGCTGCGGAGCTGCAGAGCCACTTCGAATAG
- a CDS encoding DUF3341 domain-containing protein yields MADKFGILAKFDTPADIMHAAEKVRDAGYKCWDVITPFPIHGMDAAMGLKRSLVPRFTICGGTLGFITGMSMIFITNASSLELPFYIKGYEILVGGKPLFSPFFAFPVSYELTILFSAFASIAGMFILNKLPMHYHPALKIDKVAEASDDKFFLYIEKNDPQFDDAKTRAFIEGLHPVEISDMED; encoded by the coding sequence ATGGCGGACAAATTTGGAATACTCGCTAAGTTCGACACCCCGGCCGACATCATGCATGCGGCGGAAAAGGTGAGGGACGCCGGCTATAAATGCTGGGACGTGATCACGCCGTTTCCCATCCACGGGATGGATGCGGCCATGGGCTTGAAGCGCTCGCTGGTCCCGCGTTTCACCATCTGCGGCGGTACGCTCGGATTCATCACCGGGATGAGCATGATCTTCATCACTAACGCGTCTAGTCTGGAACTCCCGTTCTACATCAAGGGCTATGAGATCCTGGTTGGCGGCAAGCCGCTGTTCAGCCCCTTTTTCGCGTTTCCGGTTTCCTACGAACTCACCATCCTCTTCTCGGCATTCGCGTCCATCGCTGGCATGTTCATCCTGAACAAGCTTCCGATGCACTACCATCCGGCGCTGAAGATCGACAAAGTGGCCGAAGCCTCGGACGACAAGTTTTTCCTCTACATCGAGAAGAACGATCCGCAGTTCGACGACGCCAAGACGCGCGCCTTCATCGAAGGCCTGCATCCGGTGGAAATTTCCGACATGGAGGACTAA
- a CDS encoding pseudouridine synthase, whose protein sequence is MSSPNLIRTQKLLSEAGICSRRVAEEYIKNGEVTINGKVAELGSKVDPQQDDVRLNGRRIRASKKQQVVIALNKPKGFICSNDDPHNERTVFDLLPKELADERLFCAGRLDKDSEGLLIITNDGELANQLMHPSNMVTKRYHVSLKQPFPRAKLFRLTRGVTVEGEKLKVEKAVFIGDKKKEDSTEIDVAMHHGKKREIRRLFQALHFDVKKLKRYQIGKYSIKGMPKGAGIQLTPREIELLFKPDLSL, encoded by the coding sequence ATGAGCTCGCCCAATTTGATCAGAACCCAGAAACTCCTTTCCGAAGCGGGCATCTGCTCGCGTCGCGTGGCCGAGGAGTACATCAAGAACGGCGAGGTCACCATCAACGGCAAGGTCGCCGAGCTGGGCTCCAAGGTCGATCCGCAGCAGGACGACGTGCGATTGAACGGACGCCGCATTCGGGCCAGCAAGAAGCAGCAGGTGGTCATCGCTCTCAACAAGCCGAAGGGCTTCATCTGCAGCAACGACGATCCGCACAACGAACGCACCGTGTTCGATCTGCTGCCCAAGGAACTGGCCGACGAGCGTCTTTTCTGCGCCGGCCGGCTGGACAAAGACAGCGAGGGCCTGCTCATCATCACCAACGACGGTGAACTGGCCAACCAGCTCATGCATCCCTCCAACATGGTGACCAAGCGCTACCACGTTTCGCTCAAGCAGCCGTTTCCGCGGGCCAAGCTCTTTCGCCTCACCCGCGGCGTGACCGTTGAAGGAGAGAAACTTAAGGTTGAGAAAGCGGTCTTTATCGGCGATAAGAAAAAGGAGGATTCCACGGAGATCGACGTGGCTATGCATCACGGCAAGAAACGCGAGATCCGCCGCCTCTTTCAAGCCCTCCATTTCGACGTGAAAAAGCTCAAACGGTATCAGATCGGCAAATACAGCATCAAAGGCATGCCCAAAGGGGCAGGCATCCAGCTCACTCCCCGCGAGATCGAGCTGCTCTTCAAACCGGACCTCTCACTTTAA
- a CDS encoding cbb3-type cytochrome c oxidase subunit II: MNRGPFIFLGVLIVVSLSWALTLVKPISEAGNLSAIGSGADRIPSLMTGAEHQGRETYQELGCVACHTQQVRAVSGSDVERGWGERQTVALDYIDQSPVFTGDNRFGPDLTNVGARRPDVDWHLLHLYNPQITSPGSNMPPYGFLFETRQIVGEASERALDLPQAFAVAPGYEVVPTRRAEALAAYLASLNISYEIETAPSPEKLSYK; encoded by the coding sequence ATGAACAGAGGTCCTTTCATATTTCTCGGAGTCCTCATCGTAGTCTCGCTCTCCTGGGCTTTGACTTTGGTGAAACCCATTTCCGAAGCTGGCAATCTCTCCGCCATCGGCTCGGGCGCTGATCGCATTCCCAGTCTGATGACGGGAGCGGAGCACCAAGGTCGGGAAACGTATCAGGAGCTGGGTTGCGTGGCCTGTCACACCCAGCAAGTGCGGGCGGTCTCCGGTTCGGATGTGGAACGCGGCTGGGGCGAGCGCCAGACCGTGGCGCTTGATTACATCGACCAATCGCCAGTCTTCACTGGCGACAATCGCTTTGGACCGGATTTGACCAATGTCGGGGCTCGTCGCCCTGACGTGGACTGGCACCTTTTGCATCTTTACAATCCCCAGATCACTTCGCCTGGCTCCAACATGCCGCCGTACGGTTTTCTTTTCGAGACCCGTCAGATCGTGGGCGAGGCTTCCGAGCGCGCTTTGGACCTCCCGCAGGCTTTCGCTGTCGCTCCAGGGTACGAAGTGGTTCCCACCCGACGAGCGGAAGCGCTCGCCGCTTACTTGGCTAGCCTGAATATCAGCTACGAGATCGAGACCGCGCCGTCTCCTGAAAAGCTCTCCTACAAGTAA
- a CDS encoding c-type cytochrome has product MRYVYLTFILIVVAVVSVLGFRGTKFTKPPIEVFDDMDHMPKYQPQAESAFFADGRVDRLPVPNTVARGTFIENEFMATGKVDGAFANGFPIAVDNAAMERGQERYNIYCTVCHGATGDGAGRTADYGMTAIANLTAAPYTDMKDGEIFHYIGHGSRSGRMYGYKEKLSVEDRWKVVLYVRALQRAANGSVNDLTPATKEELGL; this is encoded by the coding sequence ATGCGCTACGTATACCTGACATTTATTCTCATCGTCGTGGCGGTGGTTTCCGTTCTCGGATTCCGCGGCACGAAGTTCACCAAGCCGCCGATCGAGGTCTTTGACGACATGGACCACATGCCGAAGTACCAGCCTCAAGCGGAAAGCGCTTTTTTCGCGGACGGACGCGTCGACCGTCTCCCAGTGCCGAACACGGTGGCTCGCGGAACCTTCATCGAAAACGAGTTCATGGCGACCGGAAAGGTCGACGGCGCGTTCGCCAACGGTTTCCCCATCGCGGTCGACAACGCGGCCATGGAGCGCGGGCAGGAACGCTACAACATCTACTGCACCGTCTGTCACGGGGCGACGGGCGATGGCGCCGGACGTACCGCGGACTATGGCATGACTGCGATCGCGAATCTCACTGCCGCTCCCTATACCGATATGAAGGACGGAGAGATCTTTCACTACATCGGGCATGGCAGCCGTAGCGGACGCATGTATGGCTACAAGGAAAAGCTTTCGGTCGAAGACCGCTGGAAGGTCGTTCTCTACGTTCGCGCATTGCAGCGGGCGGCGAACGGCTCGGTGAATGATTTAACTCCCGCGACTAAGGAGGAGCTAGGACTATGA
- a CDS encoding hybrid sensor histidine kinase/response regulator, giving the protein MSDISESQRSVLVVDDEPINIQLLQRKLEWDGIHVLTADNGEDCLEVARSERPDLILLDVMMPGMDGFAVCQKLREDKRTKAIPVIFVTAHNSKKGKLEGLEAGAVDYITKPIDLDETIARVRTQLNYLAINKANVELTRRLGESRRSAAIGALTQGIAHNLNNLLGVVMGYLELAKVNYKDPDKVLKNIARVESASNRIVGIIKQLSTVAFTTRLPLHEMSLERLISGSIRRAREDSNREYDISIENNLGEIFIRTNIEAFEDALSKLIINAWESYGSDHAGARPIELKIAKKGPDIEFLLIDQGRGIDPEVEENMFEPFISTKNTVGVGMGLTVARHAIRTLGGEIQIADTEGAPGVTVRFSHPIDRDEND; this is encoded by the coding sequence ATGAGCGACATCTCAGAAAGCCAACGCAGCGTGCTCGTCGTCGACGATGAGCCAATCAATATCCAACTCCTCCAACGAAAGCTCGAATGGGATGGGATCCACGTTCTGACTGCTGACAATGGCGAAGACTGTCTCGAGGTCGCCCGCAGCGAACGACCCGACTTGATCCTCCTCGACGTGATGATGCCCGGCATGGATGGCTTCGCGGTCTGCCAAAAGCTGCGCGAGGACAAGCGAACCAAAGCCATCCCGGTCATCTTCGTCACCGCCCACAATTCCAAAAAGGGAAAGCTCGAAGGTCTCGAAGCTGGCGCCGTGGACTACATCACCAAGCCGATCGATCTGGACGAGACCATCGCCCGCGTGCGCACCCAGCTCAACTATCTGGCCATCAACAAAGCCAACGTGGAGCTGACCCGCCGCCTCGGCGAATCTCGGCGCTCCGCCGCCATCGGCGCCCTCACTCAAGGCATCGCTCACAACCTCAACAACCTGCTGGGCGTGGTCATGGGCTACCTCGAGCTGGCCAAAGTCAACTACAAGGACCCAGACAAGGTGCTCAAGAACATCGCCCGAGTGGAGTCCGCTTCCAACCGCATCGTCGGCATCATCAAGCAGCTCAGCACCGTGGCCTTCACCACGCGCTTGCCGCTGCACGAGATGAGTCTGGAGCGCCTCATCAGCGGCAGCATCCGTCGGGCACGCGAAGACAGCAACCGCGAGTACGATATCAGCATCGAAAACAATCTAGGCGAAATCTTTATACGCACCAACATCGAGGCCTTTGAAGACGCGCTTTCGAAACTGATCATCAACGCATGGGAAAGCTACGGGTCCGACCACGCCGGAGCCCGCCCCATCGAGCTAAAGATCGCCAAGAAAGGCCCCGACATCGAATTCCTGCTCATCGACCAAGGCCGCGGCATCGATCCAGAGGTGGAGGAAAACATGTTCGAGCCCTTCATCAGCACCAAGAACACGGTCGGAGTGGGTATGGGACTCACCGTCGCTCGCCACGCCATCCGCACGCTCGGCGGCGAAATCCAAATCGCCGATACCGAGGGGGCTCCCGGCGTCACCGTCCGTTTCAGCCATCCCATCGATCGGGATGAAAATGACTAG
- the proC gene encoding pyrroline-5-carboxylate reductase, protein MSFKIGFIGAGNMGRAIASGLVAKGICAPADLRCVSASGKGAEIMAQKTGGSVAASKRELIENSDVVILAFKPQHLETITKEEANALAGKLVISVLAGRTLESMQAVAPDAANLVRVMPNTPSQIGKGVSTYCFSKDPSAQEKETVEAILSSLGTAYEVAEEQLHIATVINGCGPAFYFRIVQLLGEAAEKRGLDKTLAMKLAAETAIGSMELFNASGRDPQDLIDEVVSPNGVTHALLTSLDRNGFPQIMDTSAGDAVSRSVELSQSK, encoded by the coding sequence ATGAGTTTTAAAATAGGATTCATTGGAGCTGGAAACATGGGCCGCGCCATTGCGAGCGGTCTCGTCGCCAAAGGCATCTGCGCCCCCGCAGACCTCCGCTGCGTCAGCGCCTCCGGAAAGGGCGCCGAAATCATGGCGCAGAAAACCGGCGGCAGCGTGGCGGCCAGCAAGCGCGAACTCATCGAGAATTCCGATGTCGTCATCCTCGCCTTCAAGCCGCAACACCTCGAAACCATCACCAAGGAGGAAGCGAACGCCTTGGCGGGGAAACTCGTCATCTCCGTGCTCGCCGGACGCACCCTCGAATCCATGCAGGCCGTCGCGCCAGACGCGGCCAACCTGGTCCGGGTCATGCCCAATACGCCGTCGCAGATCGGAAAAGGCGTCTCCACCTACTGCTTCAGCAAGGATCCCAGCGCCCAGGAGAAAGAGACCGTCGAAGCCATTCTCTCCTCCTTGGGTACCGCTTATGAAGTGGCGGAAGAGCAGCTGCATATCGCCACGGTGATCAACGGCTGCGGCCCCGCCTTCTATTTCCGCATCGTGCAACTGCTCGGCGAAGCGGCAGAAAAGCGCGGACTCGACAAGACTCTCGCTATGAAGCTGGCCGCGGAAACCGCGATCGGATCCATGGAGCTCTTCAACGCCAGCGGACGCGACCCTCAGGACCTCATCGATGAGGTCGTCTCGCCAAATGGCGTGACCCACGCCCTGCTGACCAGTCTCGACCGCAACGGATTTCCCCAGATCATGGACACCTCAGCCGGCGACGCAGTCAGTCGCTCCGTAGAGCTCTCGCAAAGCAAGTAG